In one window of Micromonospora cathayae DNA:
- a CDS encoding LacI family DNA-binding transcriptional regulator, producing MATLADVARRAGVSPATASRVINGSSKTVTEELRDRVLRAVADLRYVPNAHAQLLARPQRSVVGVIVHDVSDPYFAEITRGLQRVATARGKLLIICNSYRDPERELEYVDLLRGQQVAAMILAGSGYHDDAFTTRLNEQLAAYEATGGRVAVIGRHEHAGDAVMPANENGALLLTRELLALGHRRIGVVAGPRLLTTTTDRLAGLRRALAEVDLTLDETHIRYAEFDRDSGAQATAALLDEVPGLTAIVALNDSMAVGALSLLRTRGVAVPGQVSVAGFDDMPIARDVTPTLTTVRLPLVEMGARAMTLALEPGVDGDRVEVLDAELVRRDSTAPVPA from the coding sequence ATGGCGACGTTGGCCGACGTCGCCCGGCGGGCCGGGGTCTCCCCCGCGACCGCGTCGCGGGTGATCAACGGCAGCAGCAAGACGGTCACCGAGGAGCTGCGCGACCGGGTGCTCCGGGCCGTGGCCGACCTGCGGTACGTGCCCAACGCCCATGCCCAGCTGCTCGCCCGGCCCCAGCGCAGCGTGGTGGGCGTGATCGTGCACGACGTCTCCGACCCGTACTTCGCCGAGATCACCCGGGGGCTGCAACGGGTGGCGACCGCCCGCGGCAAACTGCTGATCATCTGCAACAGCTACCGGGACCCGGAACGGGAACTCGAGTACGTCGACCTGCTACGCGGCCAGCAGGTCGCGGCGATGATCCTGGCCGGCTCCGGCTACCACGACGACGCCTTCACCACCCGGCTCAACGAGCAGCTCGCCGCGTACGAGGCCACCGGCGGCCGGGTCGCCGTGATCGGTCGCCACGAGCACGCCGGGGACGCGGTGATGCCGGCCAACGAGAACGGCGCCCTGCTACTCACCCGGGAACTGCTCGCCCTGGGCCACCGGCGGATCGGGGTGGTGGCCGGTCCCCGGCTGCTCACCACGACCACCGACCGGCTGGCCGGGCTGCGCCGCGCGCTCGCCGAGGTCGACCTGACCCTGGACGAGACGCACATCCGTTACGCCGAGTTCGACCGGGACAGCGGGGCGCAGGCCACCGCCGCGCTGCTCGACGAGGTGCCCGGCCTGACCGCGATCGTGGCGCTCAACGACTCGATGGCCGTCGGCGCGCTGTCCCTGCTGCGCACCCGGGGGGTGGCGGTGCCCGGCCAGGTGTCGGTGGCCGGCTTCGACGACATGCCGATCGCCCGGGACGTCACCCCGACCCTGACCACGGTCCGGTTGCCGCTGGTCGAGATGGGGGCCCGGGCGATGACCCTGGCGCTGGAACCCGGGGTCGACGGCGACCGGGTCGAGGTGCTCGACGCCGAACTGGTCCGCCGGGACAGCACCGCCCCCGTCCCGGCCTGA